The proteins below come from a single Ictalurus punctatus breed USDA103 chromosome 24, Coco_2.0, whole genome shotgun sequence genomic window:
- the LOC108257333 gene encoding P2Y purinoceptor 11, whose amino-acid sequence MNRSSCNSTFQKELLPPIYGVEMFVALMGNILALWLLVTKEKKNWHTGVVFSCNLVISDILYALTLPLLIVYYSKGLKWEFGAAVCKIERFLFTSNLYASIYFIMCISVTRYLAIVHPFYTHEHIHLKHTKIISVFVWISVAIISSPILYYSGVQSDRCSLFSEPGQESKKVIARVFMAVIGCLVPFVVTFASYFGVMVALSKNVNITSLDKKKVSLTVALICILYIVSFVPYHILQIWYFKIKEEGNINYYVCNGYPASKALACLNMCLHPILYMAMLDSITCCRRSLNEYL is encoded by the coding sequence ATGAACCGCAGCAGCTGCAACAGTACATTTCAAAAGGAACTGTTACCTCCCATCTACGGTGTGGAGATGTTTGTGGCATTGATGGGGAACATACTGGCGCTGTGGCTGCTTGTgacaaaagagaagaaaaactgGCACACAGGAGTGGTGTTCTCGTGCAACCTGGTCATCAGTGACATCCTTTATGCGCTCACTCTCCCACTTCTTATTGTCTACTATTCAAAAGGATTGAAGTGGGAATTTGGTGCTGCTGTCTGCAAAATAGAGCGCTTCCTCTTCACTTCCAACCTCTATGCGAGCATTTACTTCATCATGTGCATAAGTGTCACTCGATACCTAGCCATCGTTCATCCCTTTTACACACATGAGCACATTCACTTAAAACACACCAAGATCATCAGTGTGTTTGTCTGGATTTCTGTAGCAATCATTTCATCTCCGATCCTCTACTATTCAGGTGTCCAGAGTGACAGATGTTCCTTATTTTCAGAACCAGGCCAGGAATCTAAAAAGGTTATCGCTCGGGTGTTTATGGCTGTTATAGGCTGCTTAGTCCCATTTGTGGTTACTTTTGCATCCTATTTTGGTGTAATGGTGGCTCTTTCTAAAAACGTCAATATCACCTCACTGGACAAGAAAAAAGTGTCTCTGACTGTGGCATTAATTTGCATCCTGTACATTGTGTCTTTTGTCCCTTATCACATTCTGCAAATATGGTACTTTAAAATTAAGGAAGAAggaaatattaattattatgtgTGTAATGGATACCCGGCATCAAAGGCCCTAGCCTGCCTGAACATGTGCCTACATCCCATCCTGTACATGGCAATGCTTGACAGCATCACATGCTGTAGAAGGAGCCTGAACGAATACTTATGA